The Christiangramia flava JLT2011 genome has a segment encoding these proteins:
- a CDS encoding DUF4175 family protein codes for MKFFEQIRSKLEAFIRKFYWNQILKGGLLLVFFSMLYFLLIVALENALWFSSEGRAILFWSFIVLLGGLFLWFILLPLLKLLKLQDGLSAMQASEIIGKHFPEVADKLKNLLQLQARGEASDLLLASIEQRSRELSPVPFSSAVDLKANYRYARLLIFPILIVVALFVAGKSAFLFDGFKRISDYETVYSKPAPFKFLIPENLKAVEGEDFMLQVETLGIIQPENVLVQFDGQEIFMKRTEKGHFQYVFPNMKESLNFRLKSNEITSEEFQIAILKTPKLDNFSMNLVYPSYTGIKNEILEGTGNAKVPAGTKVTWNFESRNSDTINFETEESLEFILQNSEAGIFSKMLVKNLEYSVSTSNADFSNFQKVHYAIDVIPDEYPVIKMQQKRDSVQKDIQYFQGEVSDDYGLQKLVLEYYPTEKKEAVQQVSIPISQSAIVQFYFVFPGQLALSEGQNYEFYFRIFDNDGVHGSKSSKSETYSYYEPTAAEIEEQNLQNQSKNIQELNEEFEKFNNDRKETEEFMRLDKEENELKYNERKKLEEYLKRTQQQNELMKNYSEDLKKNLKESSESANPEFQKELEKRMEETEQKLEENEELLRELEKYTEKIEKEDLGKKLEELSKNNRNNERSLEQLLELTKRYYVDEKKQKLAQQLEKMAEQQEELSEQDSKLEEQKQLNKEFEKFQEDFNELEKENSDLKSPKDLQRDTGSEMEIEQDQKEAQENLEKNDTEKSKQKQKEAAQKMKQMASQMKQSSMRMEMQQLSMDAEALRQVLDNLIVFSFGQESLMNRFKVSEINNPQYAQNLKEQNTLRENFEFIDDSLYSLALRNPLIGNAITDKLTDVQYNLDKSLERLGENALPQGISSQQYTLTGSNDLANLLSDILGNMRQMMSQPQAGQGGQPMDQQLQDIIEGQQQLGEKIMEQSQPKEGEEGRQSGEQMNGEIFQIYQEQQKLRQKMEELMNQSGDKNGIKNQMEQVEEKILKGEFDSQLDKILEKLNYELLKFQEATKQQGEDTKRESEKASEDFQNPLQNQINSAKDYFQSLEILNRQVLPLRPIFKEKVNTYFGSKSN; via the coding sequence ATGAAGTTTTTTGAGCAAATACGATCTAAATTAGAAGCTTTCATCCGGAAGTTCTACTGGAACCAGATACTGAAAGGTGGCCTTTTGCTGGTCTTTTTCAGTATGCTGTATTTCCTGCTGATAGTCGCACTGGAAAATGCCCTTTGGTTTTCTTCGGAAGGCAGGGCAATCTTGTTCTGGAGTTTCATCGTGCTGCTTGGGGGTTTATTCCTGTGGTTCATTCTGTTACCATTACTGAAATTATTAAAATTACAAGACGGGCTTTCTGCAATGCAGGCTTCGGAAATCATTGGCAAACATTTTCCAGAAGTAGCCGATAAACTGAAGAATTTGCTGCAACTGCAGGCCAGGGGAGAAGCATCTGATTTGTTGCTGGCCAGTATCGAGCAACGCTCCCGCGAACTTTCTCCCGTTCCGTTTTCTTCAGCGGTAGACCTGAAGGCTAATTACCGATACGCCAGATTGCTCATTTTCCCGATACTGATTGTTGTTGCGCTCTTCGTCGCGGGCAAATCAGCTTTTCTTTTTGACGGCTTCAAACGCATTTCAGATTATGAAACGGTGTATTCCAAACCCGCACCTTTTAAATTTCTTATTCCTGAAAATTTAAAGGCTGTGGAAGGGGAAGATTTTATGCTTCAGGTGGAAACGCTTGGGATAATTCAGCCTGAAAATGTATTAGTGCAGTTCGACGGACAGGAAATATTTATGAAACGTACCGAAAAAGGCCATTTTCAATATGTCTTTCCGAATATGAAAGAATCGCTGAATTTTCGGCTGAAATCCAATGAGATTACTTCCGAAGAATTTCAAATCGCTATTCTGAAAACTCCAAAACTGGATAATTTCAGTATGAATTTGGTATATCCCAGCTATACAGGGATAAAAAATGAAATTTTGGAGGGCACGGGTAACGCAAAAGTTCCTGCAGGAACGAAAGTCACCTGGAATTTTGAAAGCCGGAATTCCGATACGATTAATTTTGAAACAGAAGAGAGTCTTGAGTTTATCCTGCAGAATTCCGAGGCAGGTATTTTTAGCAAAATGCTGGTAAAAAATTTAGAATATTCGGTAAGCACTTCCAATGCTGACTTTTCCAATTTTCAAAAAGTACACTATGCTATTGACGTGATACCGGATGAATATCCGGTGATCAAAATGCAACAGAAAAGAGATTCTGTTCAGAAGGATATTCAGTATTTCCAGGGGGAAGTTTCAGATGATTACGGCCTGCAAAAGCTGGTGCTGGAATATTATCCAACCGAAAAAAAAGAGGCAGTTCAGCAAGTTTCCATCCCTATTTCCCAATCGGCAATTGTTCAGTTTTATTTTGTTTTTCCTGGCCAGTTAGCGCTTTCAGAAGGCCAGAATTATGAATTTTATTTCAGAATATTTGATAATGATGGGGTTCACGGTTCTAAATCGAGTAAAAGTGAAACCTACTCTTATTACGAACCAACTGCCGCTGAAATCGAGGAACAGAACTTACAAAATCAGTCTAAGAATATTCAGGAACTCAATGAAGAATTTGAGAAATTCAATAATGATCGTAAGGAAACGGAAGAATTCATGCGTCTGGACAAGGAAGAAAATGAGCTGAAATATAACGAGCGAAAAAAACTGGAAGAATATCTGAAACGAACTCAGCAGCAAAATGAGCTGATGAAAAATTATTCCGAAGACCTGAAAAAGAATTTAAAAGAATCTTCGGAATCGGCAAATCCGGAATTTCAGAAAGAGCTCGAAAAGCGAATGGAGGAAACAGAACAAAAACTGGAAGAGAATGAAGAATTGCTCCGGGAACTGGAAAAATATACCGAGAAAATAGAAAAAGAGGATCTTGGTAAAAAACTGGAGGAGCTTTCAAAAAATAATAGGAATAATGAACGAAGCCTGGAGCAATTGCTGGAGTTGACCAAGCGGTATTATGTGGATGAAAAGAAGCAGAAATTAGCTCAGCAATTGGAAAAGATGGCGGAGCAGCAGGAAGAATTAAGCGAGCAGGATTCTAAACTTGAAGAGCAGAAACAATTGAATAAGGAATTTGAGAAATTCCAGGAAGACTTCAACGAATTGGAGAAAGAAAATTCTGACTTAAAAAGTCCGAAGGATTTGCAAAGGGATACTGGTAGTGAAATGGAAATCGAGCAGGATCAAAAAGAAGCACAGGAAAATCTGGAGAAAAATGATACTGAAAAATCAAAGCAAAAGCAGAAAGAGGCTGCTCAAAAAATGAAGCAAATGGCTTCGCAAATGAAGCAATCTTCCATGCGGATGGAAATGCAACAACTTTCCATGGATGCAGAAGCGCTTCGACAGGTTTTGGATAACCTGATTGTTTTTTCTTTTGGACAGGAATCCTTGATGAATAGGTTTAAAGTTTCGGAGATCAACAATCCTCAATATGCTCAAAATCTTAAGGAGCAGAATACTTTAAGAGAAAACTTCGAATTCATAGATGACAGTTTGTATTCGCTGGCCTTGAGAAATCCACTGATTGGAAATGCTATTACTGATAAATTAACAGATGTGCAGTATAACCTGGATAAAAGCCTGGAAAGACTTGGTGAGAATGCTCTTCCGCAGGGTATTTCCAGTCAGCAATATACGCTTACTGGTTCTAATGATCTCGCTAATTTACTAAGCGATATTTTGGGTAATATGCGGCAAATGATGAGCCAGCCGCAAGCGGGACAGGGTGGGCAGCCTATGGATCAGCAACTTCAGGATATTATCGAAGGGCAACAACAATTAGGGGAGAAAATAATGGAGCAATCTCAGCCTAAGGAGGGTGAAGAAGGGAGGCAAAGCGGCGAACAAATGAATGGCGAAATTTTCCAGATTTATCAGGAACAGCAAAAATTAAGGCAAAAAATGGAAGAGCTTATGAATCAATCTGGTGACAAAAATGGGATCAAGAACCAGATGGAGCAGGTAGAGGAAAAAATTCTAAAGGGAGAATTTGACTCGCAACTGGATAAGATATTGGAGAAATTGAATTATGAATTATTAAAATTTCAGGAAGCTACAAAACAACAGGGCGAAGACACAAAAAGAGAATCAGAAAAGGCTTCGGAAGATTTCCAGAACCCTCTTCAGAATCAAATAAATAGCGCAAAAGATTATTTTCAATCTTTAGAAATTTTAAACCGACAAGTATTACCTTTGCGCCCGATTTTTAAGGAAAAGGTAAACACGTATTTTGGAAGCAAATCAAATTAA
- the gltX gene encoding glutamate--tRNA ligase, with protein MSSKVRVRFAPSPTGPLHIGGVRTALYNYLFAKKHEGDFILRIEDTDQNRFVEGAEDYIVESLNWCGIPYDEGPGKEGDCGPYRQSERKEIYREYAEKLIESGQAYYAFDTAEELDAHRKDHEEKGKTFIYNWHNREKLKNSLSMDATDVQEKIAKDDAYVIRFKSPENEELHLQDIIRGEMEINTKILDDKVLYKSDGMPTYHLANIVDDHLMAITHVIRGEEWLPSLALHYMLYRAFGWEAPQFAHLPLILKPQGKGKLSKRDGEKMGFPVFPLEWKDPKTGDISTGYREEGYLPEAVTNMLAFLGWNPGTEQEFFNLQELVEAFELERVHKGGAKFDPEKTKWFQQHYIQQANTEELTNSFLEFLKEKEISAEKNYVHSIVELLKERVVFVKDFWEEGYFFFTNPTSFEPKDAKKAWKEDTPELMKELRDYMQTIEDFTSENLQESVKSWIKNKEIGFGKVMMPLRLALVGALQGPDLYVIAEKIGKTSTLGRITKAIETL; from the coding sequence ATGTCATCAAAAGTAAGAGTGCGATTTGCTCCCAGCCCAACCGGGCCTTTACATATTGGCGGAGTACGAACGGCTTTATACAATTATCTTTTTGCCAAGAAACACGAGGGTGACTTCATCCTGAGAATTGAGGATACAGACCAGAATCGGTTTGTGGAAGGCGCAGAAGACTATATCGTGGAATCCCTTAACTGGTGCGGGATACCCTATGATGAAGGCCCAGGAAAAGAAGGAGATTGCGGCCCGTATCGCCAAAGCGAACGCAAAGAAATATACAGGGAATATGCGGAAAAACTCATCGAATCTGGCCAGGCCTATTATGCTTTTGATACTGCAGAAGAACTGGATGCCCACCGCAAGGATCACGAGGAAAAAGGAAAAACCTTTATCTACAACTGGCATAACCGCGAAAAACTGAAGAATTCCTTATCGATGGATGCAACCGATGTTCAGGAAAAAATTGCAAAGGATGATGCTTACGTGATCCGTTTCAAATCTCCCGAAAATGAAGAATTGCATCTTCAGGACATCATTCGTGGAGAAATGGAAATCAATACCAAAATACTGGATGACAAGGTTTTATATAAAAGTGACGGTATGCCAACCTACCACCTTGCCAATATTGTTGACGATCATTTGATGGCCATCACTCATGTGATTCGTGGTGAAGAATGGTTACCATCACTGGCCCTCCACTATATGTTATACCGTGCGTTTGGATGGGAAGCACCACAATTTGCCCATCTCCCACTTATACTGAAACCACAGGGAAAAGGAAAATTAAGTAAACGCGATGGTGAAAAAATGGGATTCCCTGTTTTCCCATTGGAATGGAAGGATCCAAAAACCGGTGATATTTCTACCGGTTATCGGGAAGAAGGCTACCTTCCGGAAGCCGTGACCAATATGCTGGCTTTTCTTGGGTGGAACCCGGGAACAGAGCAGGAATTTTTCAACCTACAGGAGCTGGTGGAAGCTTTCGAGCTGGAACGCGTGCATAAAGGAGGTGCCAAATTTGATCCTGAAAAGACCAAATGGTTTCAGCAACATTATATTCAGCAGGCAAATACGGAAGAGTTAACCAATTCTTTCCTGGAATTTCTTAAAGAAAAAGAGATTTCCGCGGAAAAAAATTATGTGCATTCCATCGTGGAACTACTAAAAGAAAGGGTTGTTTTCGTTAAAGATTTCTGGGAAGAGGGTTATTTCTTTTTTACCAATCCAACTTCCTTTGAACCGAAAGATGCCAAAAAAGCCTGGAAAGAGGATACTCCGGAGCTGATGAAAGAGCTTCGCGACTATATGCAGACCATTGAAGATTTCACTTCAGAAAATCTACAAGAAAGCGTTAAATCCTGGATCAAGAACAAAGAAATTGGTTTTGGAAAAGTAATGATGCCTCTTCGCCTGGCACTTGTTGGCGCACTGCAGGGACCAGACCTGTATGTAATTGCTGAAAAAATTGGCAAAACCAGTACCTTAGGCAGAATTACCAAGGCTATAGAAACCTTATAA